In the genome of Fusobacterium necrogenes, one region contains:
- a CDS encoding MerR family transcriptional regulator, with protein MTIAEVSKKLELSADTLRYYERIGLIPPVPRNKSGIRDYDENSIGWINFIKCMRKAGLPIEVLIEYVTLYQLGDSTKESRKNLLIEQREELVSKIEELKETLEYLNKKIERVYTIDIEKSIKEEKDCLE; from the coding sequence ATGACAATAGCAGAAGTAAGTAAAAAGCTTGAGTTAAGTGCAGATACTTTAAGATATTATGAGAGAATAGGACTTATTCCACCAGTACCAAGAAATAAAAGTGGAATAAGAGATTATGATGAAAACTCTATTGGATGGATAAATTTTATAAAATGTATGAGGAAAGCTGGACTTCCAATAGAGGTTTTAATAGAATATGTAACTTTATATCAATTAGGAGATTCTACTAAAGAGTCAAGAAAAAATTTACTTATTGAGCAAAGAGAAGAGTTGGTAAGTAAAATAGAGGAGTTAAAAGAGACTTTAGAATATTTAAATAAAAAAATAGAGAGAGTTTATACAATAGATATAGAAAAAAGTATAAAGGAGGAAAAAGATTGTTTAGAATAA
- a CDS encoding HMA2 domain-containing protein → MNKNMLPDFYGILEVQHYIKGRLRLKVNILIGDEEKAKSLIEKFSTFDGIEDMTVNTLIGSVLIKFSEELIDPITLMGAVLNVLGLEDEVFEKKNGKIFSFMNEMLESIDFMIYNKTKGILDLKTSIALLFIIYGIRKVRQNPIMPNGVNLLWWGYNIISKGGK, encoded by the coding sequence ATGAACAAAAATATGCTCCCAGACTTTTATGGAATATTAGAAGTACAACATTATATAAAAGGTAGATTAAGATTAAAAGTTAACATCCTCATAGGTGATGAGGAAAAAGCAAAATCTTTAATTGAAAAATTTTCTACTTTTGATGGGATAGAGGATATGACTGTAAATACCTTAATAGGAAGTGTTCTTATAAAGTTTTCTGAAGAACTTATTGATCCTATAACACTTATGGGTGCTGTGCTCAATGTTCTAGGCTTAGAAGATGAGGTTTTTGAAAAGAAAAATGGAAAAATTTTCTCTTTTATGAATGAGATGCTTGAGAGTATAGATTTCATGATTTATAACAAAACAAAAGGCATATTAGATTTAAAGACTTCGATAGCTCTTTTATTTATAATATACGGAATAAGAAAAGTTAGACAAAATCCTATAATGCCAAATGGTGTCAATTTGTTATGGTGGGGATACAACATTATATCTAAAGGAGGAAAATAG
- a CDS encoding flavodoxin family protein, protein MNKKVLVISTTLRKKGNSDILADYFLKGAEESQNIVEKVSLVNKKIEFCKGCLSCQNTGKCIIKDDANEIIEKIKNSDVVVFSTPIYFYEMAGQMKTLLDRTNPLFPSEYQFKDIYLLATAADTDERAIDRAIMGLEGWIECFENSRLKGVVRGVGADVVGSIKRYEEKLREAYELGKNV, encoded by the coding sequence ATGAATAAAAAAGTTTTAGTAATATCAACTACTCTTAGAAAGAAAGGAAATTCGGATATTTTAGCTGACTATTTTTTAAAGGGAGCAGAGGAAAGCCAAAATATTGTGGAGAAAGTATCTTTAGTAAATAAAAAAATAGAATTTTGTAAAGGTTGTTTAAGTTGTCAAAATACAGGAAAATGTATAATAAAAGATGATGCTAATGAGATTATAGAAAAAATAAAAAATTCTGATGTAGTAGTTTTTTCCACTCCAATATATTTTTATGAGATGGCAGGACAGATGAAGACTCTATTAGATAGAACAAATCCTCTATTTCCAAGTGAATACCAATTTAAAGATATCTATCTTTTAGCAACTGCAGCAGATACAGATGAAAGAGCTATCGATAGAGCAATAATGGGATTGGAAGGTTGGATTGAATGTTTTGAAAATAGCAGATTAAAAGGAGTAGTAAGAGGTGTTGGAGCTGATGTAGTAGGCTCTATAAAGAGATATGAAGAAAAGTTAAGAGAGGCTTATGAACTTGGAAAAAATGTTTAG
- a CDS encoding metallophosphoesterase: MKKIDLKGWSFLYNSFSLPILLTFLLFCYGYYNINNIKRVEYNIFTEKNISEKGYKIGFISDIHYGNSLNMEKLEKVVEKLNKENLDFLILGGDIVDEGTTLQGVKEVFKILGKIKNRYGLYFIYGNHDMSRYTKKPNYTLKELKEAIEKENIYILEDKGIDINKDINLVGRKDRIFKNKKDSEELIKEVDKNKYIIVASHQPTDLEKNSKLGYNLQISGHTHNGQIFPFNLLIKFFNLAELIYGQKEFENFNVIVTSGLSGWGYPIRTAGNSEYVIINILRKEGEI; the protein is encoded by the coding sequence ATTAAAAAAATAGATTTAAAAGGTTGGAGTTTTCTCTATAATAGTTTTTCTTTACCAATTTTATTAACTTTCTTATTATTTTGTTATGGATATTATAATATCAATAATATAAAGAGAGTAGAGTATAATATATTTACAGAAAAAAATATTTCAGAAAAAGGATATAAAATAGGATTTATAAGTGATATACACTATGGGAACTCTTTAAATATGGAAAAATTAGAAAAAGTTGTAGAGAAATTAAATAAAGAAAATTTAGATTTTTTAATATTAGGTGGAGATATAGTAGATGAAGGAACTACTCTACAAGGAGTAAAAGAGGTATTTAAAATTTTAGGGAAGATAAAAAATAGATATGGACTGTATTTTATATATGGAAATCACGATATGTCTAGATATACTAAAAAACCTAATTATACTTTAAAGGAGTTAAAAGAAGCAATAGAAAAGGAAAATATTTATATATTAGAAGATAAAGGTATTGATATTAATAAAGATATTAATCTTGTAGGAAGAAAGGATAGAATATTTAAAAATAAAAAAGATAGTGAAGAGCTTATAAAAGAAGTGGATAAAAATAAATATATAATAGTAGCAAGTCATCAACCTACAGATTTAGAAAAAAATAGTAAATTAGGATATAATCTTCAAATATCTGGGCATACTCACAATGGACAGATTTTTCCTTTTAATCTATTAATAAAATTTTTTAATTTAGCAGAGTTAATTTATGGACAAAAGGAGTTTGAGAATTTTAATGTAATAGTAACATCTGGATTGAGTGGTTGGGGTTATCCTATTAGAACAGCAGGAAATTCAGAGTATGTTATTATAAATATTTTGAGAAAGGAAGGAGAAATATGA
- a CDS encoding DUF2023 family protein, whose translation MSEQKRNELGVFFHMIYELNKGLRSLALLTTTTENFEIIKERLDKSSYTYILESLKSNYVNIFFGTSECIEVLKKFKKSSLREYSAEEDFILGVLLGYNIQQQCKRYISRKKVS comes from the coding sequence ATGAGTGAACAAAAGAGAAATGAACTTGGTGTATTTTTTCATATGATATATGAATTGAATAAAGGTCTTAGAAGTTTGGCTCTTTTAACTACTACTACTGAAAATTTTGAAATAATTAAAGAAAGATTAGATAAATCTAGTTATACATATATTTTAGAGTCTCTAAAATCTAATTATGTTAATATTTTCTTTGGTACATCTGAATGTATAGAAGTTTTAAAAAAATTCAAAAAAAGTTCACTTAGAGAATATTCGGCAGAAGAGGATTTTATACTAGGAGTATTACTAGGTTACAATATACAACAACAATGTAAAAGATACATAAGCAGAAAAAAAGTTAGTTAA
- a CDS encoding dicarboxylate/amino acid:cation symporter, with protein MSKKLSLTTKIFIALILGVITGLVLHPLKDNPFVSKYLLNFVFNLLGNGFVRAIRMVVVPLVLCSLVIGAAGIEDVTKLGRIGIKTLVFYLSTTAFAVILALVGGNIINPGKGVRIGDIAVSEVTVSETKPFVDILLEMIPINPAEAMATGNMLQIIVFAILVGISLSLLGDKASNIKKVFEEGNSLSLKLVEIIMIFAPFGVYGLIAKTFTTLGYVALLPLFKYFIGVVIILFIHCLVTYQGILVLFGKYNPIKFFKNFAPTMMVGFSTASSSACLPSSLKSMQETFGVSKAISSFTIPLGNTINMDGTAVMQGVATIFIAQIYGVDLTMGNYITIILTATLASIGTAGVPGVGVIMLGMVLVQVGLPLEGIGLVMGIDRFVDMFRTMINITGDAVCTLVIAKTEGEQLKEAI; from the coding sequence ATGAGTAAAAAATTAAGTTTAACTACAAAAATTTTTATAGCTTTAATATTAGGAGTAATTACAGGATTAGTTTTACATCCATTAAAAGATAATCCATTTGTAAGTAAATATTTACTTAATTTTGTTTTCAATCTTTTAGGTAATGGATTTGTAAGAGCTATAAGAATGGTAGTAGTACCTTTAGTTTTATGCTCTTTAGTCATAGGTGCAGCCGGTATAGAAGATGTTACTAAATTAGGAAGAATAGGAATAAAAACCTTAGTATTCTATCTTTCTACAACTGCTTTTGCTGTTATTTTAGCTTTAGTTGGAGGAAATATAATAAATCCTGGTAAAGGTGTTAGAATAGGTGATATTGCTGTATCTGAGGTAACTGTTTCTGAAACTAAGCCCTTTGTTGATATATTACTTGAGATGATCCCAATAAATCCTGCAGAAGCTATGGCAACTGGAAATATGTTACAAATTATAGTTTTTGCTATCCTTGTGGGAATTTCACTCTCTCTTTTAGGAGATAAAGCTAGTAACATAAAAAAAGTATTTGAAGAGGGAAATTCTTTAAGTTTAAAATTAGTAGAAATAATAATGATATTTGCACCATTTGGAGTTTATGGATTGATAGCTAAGACATTTACAACATTAGGATATGTAGCACTATTACCTCTATTTAAATATTTTATAGGTGTTGTAATAATACTATTTATTCATTGCTTAGTTACATATCAAGGAATTCTAGTATTATTTGGAAAATATAACCCTATAAAATTCTTTAAAAATTTTGCTCCTACTATGATGGTTGGTTTCTCTACTGCTTCAAGTAGTGCTTGTCTTCCATCATCTTTAAAATCAATGCAAGAGACATTTGGGGTATCAAAAGCAATTTCATCATTTACTATCCCATTAGGAAATACAATAAATATGGATGGTACAGCAGTAATGCAAGGAGTTGCAACAATATTTATAGCACAGATATATGGAGTAGATTTAACAATGGGAAATTATATTACAATAATACTTACAGCAACTTTAGCTTCAATAGGAACTGCAGGTGTTCCTGGAGTTGGAGTTATAATGCTAGGAATGGTATTAGTACAAGTAGGTCTTCCACTTGAAGGAATAGGACTAGTAATGGGAATAGATAGATTTGTTGATATGTTTAGAACAATGATAAATATCACTGGAGATGCAGTTTGTACTTTAGTCATTGCTAAAACAGAGGGAGAACAACTAAAAGAAGCTATATAA
- a CDS encoding flavodoxin, with product MKTAIFFGSTTGTTEMIAGKVGELLGAEVLPATEIDKVEDYDFAIFATSTWGMGDLQDDWYDALDKLKTKNLSGKKIALIGVGDQAGFGDTFVDAIGAIYEEIKDMGITLVGKTSTDGYSFSSSRAVVDDEFVGLVIDENNQSELTDERINAWVEMVK from the coding sequence ATGAAAACAGCAATTTTCTTTGGAAGTACAACAGGAACAACTGAGATGATAGCAGGAAAAGTAGGAGAGTTATTAGGAGCTGAGGTTTTACCAGCTACTGAAATAGATAAAGTAGAGGATTATGATTTTGCTATATTTGCTACTTCTACTTGGGGAATGGGTGACTTACAAGATGATTGGTATGATGCATTAGATAAATTAAAAACTAAAAACTTATCTGGGAAAAAAATAGCTCTTATTGGTGTAGGAGACCAAGCTGGATTTGGAGATACATTCGTAGATGCAATAGGTGCTATCTATGAAGAAATTAAAGATATGGGAATAACTTTAGTAGGAAAAACTTCAACTGATGGTTATTCTTTTAGTAGTTCAAGAGCAGTAGTAGATGATGAGTTTGTAGGACTAGTAATCGATGAAAACAACCAAAGTGAACTTACAGACGAAAGAATAAATGCTTGGGTAGAAATGGTAAAATAA
- a CDS encoding cyclophilin-like fold protein has protein sequence MNLEKMFRKIYIILFLSFHFICKAVNIEESNMRIIEVIIKNEHYKVELEDNKSADIFLERLPLKIKVKELNGNEKYGIISKKIPSDRSYSGNIEVGDLMLYGDDCIVLFYKSFYTSYSYTKLGRIVEKDRLQKNISETDHNLEIIFTKYIKN, from the coding sequence ATGAACTTGGAAAAAATGTTTAGAAAAATTTATATAATTTTATTTTTAAGTTTTCATTTTATATGTAAAGCTGTTAATATAGAGGAAAGTAATATGAGAATTATAGAAGTTATTATAAAAAATGAACATTACAAAGTAGAGTTAGAAGATAATAAAAGTGCTGATATATTTTTAGAAAGATTACCTTTAAAAATTAAAGTAAAGGAATTAAATGGAAATGAAAAATATGGAATAATCTCTAAAAAAATTCCCAGTGATAGAAGTTATAGTGGAAATATAGAAGTTGGAGATTTAATGTTATATGGCGATGATTGTATAGTGCTATTTTATAAAAGTTTTTATACTTCATATAGTTATACAAAACTAGGAAGGATAGTTGAAAAAGATAGATTACAAAAAAATATTAGTGAAACTGACCATAATCTAGAAATAATTTTTACAAAATATATAAAAAATTAA